The Clostridium septicum genome contains a region encoding:
- a CDS encoding cysteine protease StiP domain-containing protein: MDKLVKHSYKDDCIFLLKDLSSDIKEITIEEKESLIRAGVNYSEMISKESVPSEEIKNIFLNILDRDKEKIAYYVAKLSELIYEEKGDNLVIVSLARAGTPYGVLIKKYLKYKYKVDIPHYSISIIRGKGIDANALKFILKEHPQGKIQFVDGWTGKGSITKELNKSVGIFNKKNNFNVDDSLAVISDPAKLCKVCGTREDFGIATCCLNSTVSGLISRTIHNANYIGKDDFHGAKYLEYLKIEDYSQKFIDIIKNEFEKISIDKKDLIREEVDTSYSVRITKDIQDMFKINNVNNIKLSVGESARVLLRRDPQVVLVRDINNKNIEHIVQLAKEKNVKIIEYSKSHYNCIAIIKEK; encoded by the coding sequence ATGGACAAGCTTGTAAAACATAGCTATAAAGATGATTGTATATTTCTATTAAAAGATTTATCAAGTGATATAAAAGAAATAACTATAGAAGAAAAAGAAAGTTTAATTAGAGCTGGTGTAAATTATTCAGAAATGATATCAAAAGAAAGTGTTCCAAGTGAAGAAATAAAAAATATATTTTTAAATATTCTTGATAGAGATAAAGAAAAAATAGCTTATTATGTAGCAAAGCTTTCAGAACTTATATATGAGGAAAAGGGGGATAACTTAGTTATTGTATCTTTAGCAAGGGCTGGAACACCTTATGGAGTATTAATTAAAAAATATTTGAAATATAAATATAAAGTAGATATTCCACATTATAGTATTTCTATAATTAGGGGGAAGGGAATAGATGCAAATGCATTAAAGTTTATATTAAAAGAACATCCACAAGGAAAAATTCAGTTTGTAGATGGTTGGACTGGTAAAGGTTCTATAACAAAAGAACTAAATAAATCAGTTGGAATATTTAACAAGAAAAATAATTTTAATGTAGATGATTCATTAGCAGTAATATCAGATCCAGCAAAACTATGTAAGGTTTGTGGAACGAGGGAAGATTTTGGAATTGCAACATGTTGCTTAAATTCAACAGTTAGTGGACTTATAAGTAGAACTATTCATAATGCTAATTACATAGGTAAAGATGATTTTCATGGAGCAAAGTATCTTGAATATTTAAAAATAGAAGATTACTCTCAAAAGTTTATAGATATTATAAAAAACGAGTTTGAAAAAATAAGTATAGATAAGAAAGATTTAATTAGAGAAGAAGTTGATACTAGTTATTCAGTTAGAATTACAAAAGATATTCAAGATATGTTTAAAATAAATAATGTAAATAATATAAAGCTAAGTGTTGGTGAATCTGCAAGAGTTCTTTTAAGAAGAGATCCTCAAGTAGTTTTGGTTAGGGATATAAATAATAAAAATATAGAACATATTGTTCAATTAGCTAAAGAGAAAAATGTAAAAATTATAGAATATAGTAAAAGTCACTATAATTGTATTGCAATTATAAAAGAAAAATAA
- a CDS encoding HAD family hydrolase, translating to MENIYFITDLDRTIIHSKHKGYKCVEMMGEKEITYMTDSAYEKLMELLEHKNLKFIPCTMRNINQTLRVNFIKEYNPEIIICTNGAEIYINGSLDLHWDKKMKSIVNHNELLNNIKYLNNMKEKLKGKINIIEVRNIENFYITVKCASSEDATKFYKEIKDSFSSEVKVIKIKAKIFIINKKINKLKALDYIVDKYGIKHLITSGDSEVDKGFTTRGISILPKHSSFKNENSIITNDSNIKATEEILSEVEKIIFNVTENVKIS from the coding sequence ATGGAAAATATATATTTTATTACGGATTTAGATAGAACAATAATTCATTCAAAACATAAGGGTTACAAATGTGTTGAGATGATGGGAGAAAAAGAAATAACTTATATGACAGATTCAGCATATGAAAAGTTAATGGAACTTTTAGAACACAAAAACTTAAAGTTTATTCCTTGTACAATGAGAAATATTAATCAAACACTAAGGGTTAATTTTATTAAGGAATATAATCCAGAAATAATTATTTGTACAAATGGAGCTGAAATTTATATAAATGGAAGTTTAGATTTACATTGGGATAAAAAAATGAAAAGCATAGTAAATCATAATGAACTTTTAAATAATATTAAGTACTTAAATAATATGAAGGAAAAATTAAAGGGAAAAATCAATATTATAGAAGTTAGAAACATAGAAAACTTTTATATAACAGTTAAATGTGCAAGTAGTGAGGATGCAACTAAATTTTATAAGGAAATAAAAGATAGTTTTTCAAGTGAAGTAAAAGTTATAAAAATTAAAGCTAAGATTTTTATAATTAATAAGAAAATAAATAAATTAAAGGCACTTGATTATATAGTTGATAAATATGGTATTAAACATTTGATAACTTCTGGAGATAGTGAAGTAGATAAAGGTTTTACAACTAGAGGAATATCTATTTTACCTAAACATAGTAGTTTTAAAAATGAAAATTCAATAATAACAAATGATAGTAATATTAAAGCTACTGAAGAAATACTAAGTGAAGTAGAAAAAATTATATTTAATGTTACAGAAAATGTTAAAATTTCTTAA
- a CDS encoding YceG family protein → MAISLKNITSYMFRSRFEREDTHIECKPYFYRFIGVDDSAEYDNIIKTIQSKCNEEQDKCIIFDGCIPLSGEMELIQYIFNELSSMNIHNMVGEDITIFDDSSINLKFLKALDYVIPISIAKENFFNDSVRNNFITKLIVWVYSYARSIVYDDNITPKCIYYGNISRHEIYFLIILFKMGFDVVYINPLKEELWEEIETDGISECIKSMGILGIETFEDRANRGKTIDNFETITKQIQRDVEEQLFSNTGMFKPWQFRKGYTESVLLDTILEDIYIYWNEPCKLRSGFKVEGTTVRVPCFFYKIDGEYLDKFEYQKLVKYCCSSLNTKVFNTGNISIDPNITDSMYQLMFCELSDGTFNIEEIKKVPIYRFSKYSEDIQNFLLKKFNETIISKDIFVNSFNKEEILRFLLLVLNLNEEIVRLVDNFDFTGNIPKIVIYLNDEEVITESMQLLLGYLHKIGLDIIIFNPSGLFNINNVIKETAINTVRLEAMNYNAKFNKLMSLKQSVFSRILKK, encoded by the coding sequence ATGGCTATAAGTTTAAAAAATATAACTAGTTATATGTTTAGAAGTAGGTTCGAGAGAGAAGATACCCATATAGAATGTAAGCCATATTTCTATAGATTTATAGGTGTTGATGATAGTGCAGAGTATGACAACATCATAAAAACTATACAAAGCAAATGTAATGAAGAGCAAGATAAATGTATTATTTTTGATGGATGCATTCCTTTAAGTGGAGAAATGGAGTTAATTCAATATATATTTAATGAGCTTTCATCAATGAATATACACAATATGGTGGGAGAAGATATTACAATCTTTGATGATAGTAGTATAAACCTGAAATTTCTTAAAGCTTTAGATTATGTCATTCCAATATCTATAGCAAAAGAAAATTTCTTTAATGATAGTGTTAGAAATAATTTTATAACAAAGCTTATTGTGTGGGTTTATAGCTATGCAAGAAGTATAGTTTATGATGATAATATAACGCCAAAGTGTATTTACTATGGAAATATTTCAAGACATGAAATTTACTTCTTAATTATTCTTTTTAAAATGGGATTTGATGTAGTTTATATTAATCCTTTAAAGGAAGAATTATGGGAGGAAATAGAAACAGATGGTATTTCTGAATGTATAAAAAGCATGGGGATACTTGGAATAGAAACATTTGAAGATAGGGCAAACAGAGGAAAAACTATAGATAATTTCGAAACTATTACTAAACAAATTCAAAGAGATGTTGAGGAGCAACTATTTTCTAATACTGGAATGTTTAAACCTTGGCAGTTTAGAAAAGGATATACAGAAAGTGTGCTTTTAGATACTATACTTGAAGATATTTATATTTATTGGAATGAACCATGTAAATTAAGAAGTGGATTTAAGGTAGAGGGAACAACTGTAAGAGTTCCATGCTTTTTTTATAAGATAGATGGTGAGTATTTAGATAAATTTGAATACCAAAAGTTAGTTAAGTATTGTTGTTCATCCTTAAATACTAAAGTATTTAATACAGGAAATATATCAATAGATCCAAATATAACAGATAGTATGTATCAGTTAATGTTTTGTGAATTAAGTGATGGAACATTTAATATTGAGGAAATAAAAAAAGTACCTATATATAGATTTTCAAAATATAGTGAAGATATTCAGAATTTTCTGCTTAAAAAGTTTAATGAAACCATAATAAGTAAAGATATATTTGTTAATAGTTTTAACAAAGAAGAGATTTTAAGGTTTTTACTTCTTGTTTTAAACCTTAATGAAGAGATAGTAAGGTTAGTTGATAATTTTGATTTTACAGGTAATATTCCTAAAATAGTAATTTATCTTAATGATGAAGAAGTAATTACTGAATCAATGCAATTGCTATTAGGATATTTACACAAGATAGGATTAGATATTATAATTTTTAATCCTTCAGGATTATTTAATATAAATAATGTAATAAAAGAAACAGCTATAAATACTGTTAGACTTGAGGCTATGAATTATAATGCAAAATTTAATAAGTTAATGAGTCTAAAACAAAGTGTTTTTTCTAGAATATTAAAAAAATGA
- a CDS encoding TerD family protein, which produces MAGVLNLQKNDILDLTKAEPGLSKVMLGAGWDVVKKSGFFSFAKNYDLDLVALQIDNSGHLLNNGLIYFGHQSGVGIKLHGDNLTGEGDGDDEKISVDLTRLPSGCAKVVFAVTIYDAKVRKQSFSGVKNAYVRLLNEDKGGSEICRYNLSEDGGDNTAIIFAELERINGNWQFKAKGELLKASISTLADMYR; this is translated from the coding sequence ATGGCAGGAGTATTGAATCTTCAAAAAAACGATATTTTAGATTTAACTAAAGCAGAACCAGGTTTAAGTAAAGTTATGTTAGGAGCAGGGTGGGATGTTGTAAAAAAATCAGGATTTTTCAGCTTTGCTAAAAATTACGACTTAGATTTAGTGGCATTACAAATTGATAACAGTGGACATTTATTAAATAATGGCTTAATATACTTCGGTCACCAATCAGGAGTAGGAATTAAACTTCATGGTGACAATTTAACAGGGGAAGGTGATGGTGATGATGAAAAAATCTCTGTAGATTTAACTAGATTACCATCAGGTTGTGCTAAAGTAGTTTTTGCAGTAACAATTTATGATGCAAAAGTAAGAAAGCAGTCTTTCTCAGGAGTAAAAAACGCCTATGTTAGATTATTAAATGAAGATAAAGGTGGAAGTGAAATTTGTAGATATAATTTATCAGAAGATGGTGGAGATAATACAGCTATTATATTTGCAGAGCTAGAAAGAATTAATGGAAACTGGCAATTTAAAGCCAAAGGTGAATTATTAAAAGCATCAATAAGTACATTGGCAGATATGTATAGATAA
- a CDS encoding cation-translocating P-type ATPase, translating into MIKALSKEQVEKNRKLYGDNVIHEAEPETFWDKFKGAFDDPMIKLLLAIAAIMGIMAFMGHAEWSEIIGIAISVLLVTLISAKTEVASDNEYRKLKENANKDCCKVYRDNEILEVEIDDIVVGDYVILQTGDKIPADGMLIDGNLRVDNSSLNGESEECKKFAREDFDIEGEVALESEATITGDVFVDASSLFRGAVVVNGSGVMRILKTGMKTVMGSMAKDMAEDDVESPLKVKLTDLAGKISKFGYIGAVIIGFALITQDIIQVGGVNGFVALGGVEIFKQVLEALMLAVVIVVMAVPEGLPLMIAIVLMKNTSKMLQKNVLVRKPIGIETAGSLNILFSDKTGTITKGKLEVVEFFDGNVESTYKTSKCIKKYMGYCIGKNTAAMFDSTGNIIGGNATDRALLQFLNKEEMDKLTNIEVIKMQQFDSANKYSAAELKGKTVYKGAPERLLTKATKYLDANGNIVDIDHSKVNEKIDMLANKAMRVLAFAYSQSELVEGTLPEDLIIVGFVGIRDDVRPEAKVAIKEVKNAGVQVVMITGDRKETAYAIARDCGLIENETDIALTSEELNKLSDEEVKKILPKLRVIARALPTDKSRMVKIAQELNLVCGMTGDGVNDAPALKRADVGFAMGSGTDLAKEVGDIVILDDNFKSIENAILYGRTIYNNILKFIKFQLTINVAAVAVCAIAPFFGIPQPLSIAHILWINLVMDGLGALALGSEPALKQYMLEKPKSRTQSIVSREMMNQVLTAGAWVTVVSFAFLKLPIFMELFGSTANKISGEHLTAYFSMFVLAAVFNGFNVRSTGLNLFEHINENRGFIKVMGIIIVVQIALTFVGGDFFKCTPISLSHWIIVMGIALTIIPIDMLRKLVVKIVKGDGKAEFSSEAA; encoded by the coding sequence ATGATAAAAGCGCTTAGCAAGGAGCAAGTAGAAAAAAACCGAAAGCTTTATGGTGATAATGTAATTCATGAAGCAGAACCAGAAACATTTTGGGATAAATTTAAGGGAGCATTTGATGATCCTATGATTAAATTACTTTTAGCAATTGCAGCTATAATGGGTATCATGGCGTTTATGGGACATGCAGAGTGGAGTGAAATTATAGGAATTGCAATTTCTGTATTATTAGTTACTTTAATTTCAGCAAAAACTGAAGTGGCTTCAGATAATGAATATAGAAAACTAAAGGAAAATGCAAACAAAGATTGTTGTAAGGTTTATAGAGATAATGAAATACTAGAAGTAGAAATTGATGATATAGTTGTTGGAGATTATGTAATTCTTCAGACAGGAGATAAGATTCCAGCAGATGGTATGCTAATTGATGGTAATTTAAGAGTAGATAATTCATCTTTAAATGGTGAATCAGAAGAATGTAAAAAATTTGCAAGAGAAGATTTTGATATAGAAGGTGAAGTTGCATTAGAGTCAGAAGCTACTATTACAGGAGATGTATTTGTTGATGCTTCATCATTATTTAGAGGAGCTGTTGTTGTTAATGGTTCTGGAGTAATGAGGATTTTAAAAACAGGTATGAAAACTGTTATGGGTAGTATGGCTAAAGATATGGCAGAAGATGATGTTGAAAGCCCATTAAAGGTTAAATTAACAGATTTAGCTGGGAAGATTTCAAAGTTTGGTTATATTGGTGCAGTAATTATTGGATTTGCTTTAATTACTCAAGATATTATTCAGGTAGGTGGAGTTAATGGATTCGTAGCACTTGGTGGAGTTGAAATATTTAAACAGGTATTAGAAGCTTTAATGCTTGCAGTTGTTATTGTTGTTATGGCAGTTCCAGAAGGATTACCTTTAATGATTGCAATAGTTTTAATGAAAAACACTTCAAAAATGCTTCAAAAGAATGTATTAGTTAGAAAACCAATAGGTATTGAAACAGCAGGTTCATTAAATATATTATTTAGCGATAAAACAGGTACTATTACAAAAGGAAAACTTGAAGTAGTTGAATTTTTCGATGGGAATGTAGAAAGCACATATAAAACCAGTAAATGTATAAAAAAATATATGGGGTACTGTATAGGGAAAAATACAGCTGCTATGTTTGATTCAACAGGAAATATAATAGGTGGTAATGCTACAGATAGAGCACTTCTTCAATTTTTAAATAAAGAAGAAATGGATAAGCTTACAAATATAGAAGTTATTAAAATGCAACAATTTGATTCAGCTAATAAGTATTCAGCAGCTGAGTTAAAAGGAAAAACTGTTTATAAGGGAGCACCAGAAAGATTACTTACAAAAGCAACTAAATATTTAGATGCAAATGGAAATATAGTAGATATAGATCATAGTAAGGTTAATGAGAAAATTGATATGCTAGCTAATAAAGCAATGAGAGTTTTAGCTTTCGCATATAGTCAATCAGAATTAGTTGAAGGAACACTTCCAGAAGATTTAATAATTGTTGGATTTGTTGGAATAAGAGATGATGTTAGACCAGAAGCTAAAGTAGCTATAAAAGAGGTTAAAAATGCGGGTGTTCAAGTTGTTATGATAACTGGAGACAGAAAAGAAACAGCTTATGCAATAGCAAGAGATTGTGGATTAATAGAAAATGAAACAGATATTGCATTAACATCAGAAGAATTAAACAAACTTTCAGATGAAGAAGTTAAGAAGATTTTACCTAAGTTAAGAGTAATAGCAAGAGCACTTCCAACTGATAAATCAAGAATGGTTAAAATTGCACAAGAATTAAACTTAGTTTGTGGAATGACAGGTGATGGTGTTAATGATGCTCCAGCACTTAAGAGAGCAGATGTTGGTTTTGCAATGGGTTCAGGAACAGATTTAGCAAAAGAAGTTGGAGATATAGTAATTTTAGACGATAACTTTAAATCAATTGAAAATGCTATTTTGTATGGTAGAACAATTTATAATAATATTTTAAAATTTATAAAATTCCAATTAACTATTAATGTTGCAGCAGTGGCAGTTTGTGCAATAGCACCATTCTTTGGAATTCCACAACCTTTAAGTATTGCACATATTTTATGGATTAACCTAGTAATGGATGGTCTTGGTGCATTAGCACTAGGTTCAGAACCAGCATTAAAACAATATATGTTGGAAAAACCAAAGTCAAGAACTCAAAGCATAGTTTCAAGGGAAATGATGAATCAAGTTTTAACAGCTGGTGCATGGGTAACAGTAGTAAGTTTTGCGTTTTTAAAGTTACCGATATTTATGGAACTATTTGGTTCAACAGCAAATAAAATATCAGGTGAACATTTAACAGCTTATTTTTCAATGTTTGTTTTAGCAGCTGTGTTCAATGGATTTAACGTAAGAAGCACAGGATTAAATTTATTTGAACATATTAATGAAAATAGAGGATTTATAAAAGTAATGGGCATAATAATAGTAGTGCAAATAGCATTAACATTTGTAGGTGGAGATTTCTTTAAATGTACACCAATAAGTTTATCACATTGGATTATAGTAATGGGAATAGCATTAACTATTATTCCAATTGATATGCTTAGAAAACTAGTTGTTAAAATTGTTAAAGGTGATGGAAAAGCGGAATTTAGCAGCGAAGCAGCATAA
- a CDS encoding TerD family protein, with the protein MAINLGSGFENLLNNQTQNTQQSGGITLDLKKNDILDLTKRNPGLKHVMLGAGWDISTNGSDFDLDIAAFLLDANNKFNTVSNIIFFNNKVGQGITLGEDNRTGAGDGDDETIQIDLGNINPSIMKIVFVVTIHNAMEKRQTFGMINNSYIRLVDKDQNGKELCRFNLKENGSTATSVIFAELNRDGSEWQFKAVGEGKIADLNGILALYQ; encoded by the coding sequence ATGGCAATTAATTTAGGATCAGGATTTGAAAATTTATTAAATAACCAAACACAAAATACACAGCAATCAGGTGGAATAACTTTAGATTTAAAAAAGAATGATATTCTTGATTTAACTAAAAGAAATCCAGGATTAAAACATGTAATGCTTGGAGCAGGTTGGGATATTTCAACTAATGGTTCAGACTTTGATTTAGATATTGCAGCATTTTTATTAGATGCTAATAATAAATTTAATACGGTTTCTAATATAATATTCTTTAATAATAAAGTAGGGCAAGGAATTACTTTAGGAGAAGATAATAGAACTGGTGCTGGTGATGGTGATGATGAAACAATCCAAATAGATTTAGGAAATATTAATCCAAGCATTATGAAGATAGTATTTGTTGTTACTATACACAATGCAATGGAAAAGAGACAAACCTTTGGAATGATAAACAATTCATACATAAGATTAGTGGATAAAGATCAAAATGGAAAAGAATTGTGCAGATTTAATTTAAAGGAAAATGGCTCTACAGCTACATCAGTAATTTTTGCAGAACTTAATAGAGATGGATCAGAATGGCAGTTTAAAGCTGTTGGAGAAGGTAAAATTGCAGATTTAAATGGAATCTTAGCATTATATCAATAG
- a CDS encoding toxic anion resistance protein: MNENNMMGQPFNENNANTVDYQPVNNANGFGGFNENQQQNLYNQQQGYGQQPQGGYTQQGYGQQPQGSYAQQGYGQQHQGIMTQYNQEMPMQTEEFNFNEISEYKQRLRSLKEVQNLTNEIEIQNPNSIIMFGQVASENISKVSDQLLSSMKSVKAEEASEMLVNLTKIMDKFDIKEIEGSQKPSMLSKFVKGIGNSVAKLFQKYDTMGYEVEKVYVLLRKYETDIKESNANLKKIYDANIHFYQLLEKYIVAGELALEEIDGLISQFALNTSMNEEEKRMLTQKLEISKEMLSQRIYDLQIAENVAIQAAPMIQTIQMSNFNLMRKINSSFIVTLPIFKQCLAQAVILKRQEIQAKSIKQLDEKTNELIMRNAANTARQSVEIAKMASGSSVAISTLEKSYETIMKGIEETKAIQEANRVERAENSVKLETIKHKMKKNIANI; encoded by the coding sequence ATGAATGAGAATAATATGATGGGACAACCTTTTAATGAAAATAATGCAAATACAGTAGATTATCAACCAGTAAATAATGCAAATGGATTTGGTGGTTTTAATGAAAATCAACAACAGAATTTATATAATCAACAACAAGGATATGGACAGCAACCACAAGGAGGATATACTCAACAGGGATATGGACAGCAACCGCAAGGTAGCTATGCCCAACAGGGGTATGGACAACAACATCAAGGAATAATGACACAATATAATCAAGAAATGCCTATGCAAACAGAAGAGTTTAACTTTAATGAAATATCTGAGTATAAGCAAAGATTAAGAAGTTTAAAAGAAGTTCAAAACTTAACTAACGAAATAGAAATTCAAAATCCAAATTCTATTATAATGTTTGGTCAAGTAGCTAGTGAAAATATTTCTAAGGTTTCAGATCAATTATTAAGTTCAATGAAATCAGTAAAGGCTGAAGAAGCTAGTGAAATGTTAGTTAACTTAACAAAAATAATGGATAAGTTTGATATAAAAGAAATTGAAGGTTCACAAAAACCATCAATGCTTTCTAAGTTTGTTAAAGGTATTGGTAATTCAGTAGCAAAATTGTTCCAAAAGTATGACACAATGGGGTATGAAGTTGAAAAGGTATATGTTCTTTTAAGGAAATATGAAACAGATATTAAAGAATCAAATGCTAATTTAAAAAAGATTTATGATGCTAATATACATTTCTATCAATTATTAGAAAAATATATTGTAGCAGGAGAACTTGCTTTAGAAGAAATAGATGGATTAATTTCACAATTTGCGTTAAACACTTCAATGAATGAAGAAGAAAAACGCATGTTAACTCAAAAACTTGAAATAAGTAAAGAAATGTTATCACAACGTATTTACGATTTACAAATTGCAGAGAATGTTGCTATTCAAGCGGCACCAATGATTCAAACAATACAAATGTCAAACTTTAATTTAATGAGAAAAATTAATTCTTCATTTATAGTTACATTACCAATATTTAAGCAATGTTTAGCACAAGCAGTTATTTTAAAGAGACAAGAAATTCAAGCTAAATCAATTAAACAATTAGATGAAAAGACTAATGAACTTATTATGAGAAATGCTGCTAATACTGCAAGACAATCAGTAGAAATCGCTAAAATGGCTTCAGGAAGCTCAGTTGCTATTTCAACATTAGAGAAATCATATGAAACAATTATGAAGGGGATAGAAGAAACAAAAGCAATTCAAGAAGCTAATAGAGTTGAAAGAGCGGAAAACTCAGTTAAGCTTGAAACAATTAAACATAAAATGAAAAAAAATATTGCAAATATTTAA
- a CDS encoding TerD family protein has protein sequence MGSSNSEVLSNNGVNALNLKKNDVLNLTKRNPGLQKVILGAGWDVANNGQDFDLDIAAFLVNSNNKVQNIPEDVIFFNNMKGQGIALEGDNRTGAGEGDDERIRIDLSQIPSYVQKIVFVVTIHEAQVKRQTFGMVENSFVRLLDEKNNEREICRFNLKENGSTSTSVIFAEINKVQGEWEFRAIGEGKIADLNGILGLYM, from the coding sequence ATGGGATCATCAAATTCAGAGGTATTATCTAATAATGGGGTTAATGCATTAAATCTAAAAAAGAATGATGTATTAAATTTAACTAAAAGAAATCCAGGACTTCAAAAAGTAATTTTAGGAGCGGGATGGGATGTTGCCAATAATGGACAAGATTTTGATTTAGATATTGCAGCATTTTTAGTAAATTCAAATAACAAAGTTCAAAACATTCCAGAAGATGTTATTTTCTTTAATAACATGAAAGGTCAAGGCATTGCATTAGAAGGAGATAATAGAACAGGAGCAGGTGAAGGTGATGATGAAAGAATAAGAATTGATTTATCACAAATACCGTCATATGTTCAAAAAATTGTTTTTGTGGTTACAATTCATGAGGCGCAAGTGAAGAGACAAACATTTGGAATGGTTGAAAATTCATTTGTTAGACTTTTAGATGAAAAGAATAATGAAAGAGAAATATGTAGATTTAATTTAAAAGAAAATGGATCAACATCAACTTCAGTAATATTTGCTGAAATTAATAAAGTTCAAGGAGAATGGGAATTTAGGGCAATTGGAGAAGGTAAGATAGCTGATTTAAATGGTATCTTAGGTCTTTATATGTAA